Part of the Periophthalmus magnuspinnatus isolate fPerMag1 chromosome 23, fPerMag1.2.pri, whole genome shotgun sequence genome, TAAAGAATAACTTTTATCATTAGGAAAAAGATGTGAGTGAAGCTTCAAGCCATTTGCTGGACCTCACAGGGCATCTCAAGGACATGGAGCTATCCTTAAAAGAAAGTTACACAAAAGAAAGCACACTCCAGACAGAATTGCAGGAACAAAAGCATTACTGCACTGAAGCGAGATGTGCCATTACTCAGTTAAAAGGTAACATTAAGGGTACATTCAGTTAAGGGAGAAAGCCAGTTAGTATTTATCTGACTGATTGTTACAGAGCAACTGCAGCAGCAGATAGCACAAAGCAGTGCCCAAAGAGAGGAGATCATTCGCCTTAAACAGGAGCTTCAACTGGTCAGCCAAAACCAGGCATTGCCAGGTACATTATTATACTTTGACACAGGCATCAGTAAAGGATATTCActttattaaagaagacattgtaTACTTTTCTTCTGAGATTTAGTAATAAACTATAACCTCATAAGTTTATCtttatgttacattttcttCACTGTAAATCACAACACTGATATAAAATCACTTAATAGTAGAACCCGAACCCGATCACGGACTCCTTGTTCAAAAAGCCGAACTAAGaagcctctcctcttcatcgtgACATTTTTGCCCTAACACCTGGGCACTTAAGTGCAACACAATGCAGAATATTCATGAATCAATCCAACTACATAATAGTATATAATAATGAGGGAACACCATTATTTCATGGATaacagctcataaaagtcagttttgcataatatgtctcctttaaatgtttacttgCAAAAACATCACCTGACTTTATGGTTGAAGCGTAGACTATGTTTGTTTACCAGAAGAGGGTGAGAGCAGCTGGAAAGATGAGCTGCTTGAACTTTTCCGCTCAAAGCAGGAAAGAACCACATCAGAGTTGTTGTGTCTTCGGCAGGTATGTTACACAATGCACAATCTCTACACATCCAAGTAGCACTCCTGCCcctaaatacaataaattattTATGTTCAAGCGAATCAACAAACAAATTACTTTGGGACAATAGACAAGTATTGTAATTTTATATAACAACAGCTCCAACAGTGGATGTTCCCTTTTGGTCATTGTTGCTTTGAAGCGTGACGACTGGAGTCTTCTGGTTTTTCAGCATACTTTCTAGCACAACAAATGTGTGTGTCATTGCTCTGTGTCACCTGGAAATAGATATTAGATATAGATACAAGAAACTAAATGGTGTAATTCTAACAAAAAATATGCCAATAATAATTGCACCAAATGTTAATGCTGATTTTAACTTGACTATTTGTTGTAAAGGTGTGTGAAAATCAACGTAATGATATCCAGCTTTTACAGTTGAACTTGGAAAGTGCTCGTCAGTCTCAAAAAGAAAGAGTTACCTGGGAAATACCAAGCAGGTTCATATCAAGCAATATACATTATGCAATGAATGCTCCCATCATACCAATAGTATTTCTATGTTGTTGCAGCCAAGACTATGTGAACAGAAGATCAATGGTATCTCACACAGGGATCAAAAGGGATATGTCtctattttgttttcaaataaCTATTTTTATTCTGTCATTTCCATTCAAAGGACATAGATGTCTTGTCCAATTGTTCTTTAAAAAGGATTTTAAAGGAACTTGATGAAACTagtttggaacacagcagctgTAGACAACCAAGGCATCGACAGAGAAGTGCTTCCTTCTTGCACAAGGTAGGAGAGTGTTGTAGATGGTCGGGTGTGGGCTAAACCTTTAACTCTGCCTTTTTCATTTGCACTGGGCGTGTTCACATgtggaaactttttttttccctttggcAGCAGCGTGAATCACCCAAAGCCTGCCATCATCATGACACTTGTGAGCAACTTCGTGAACAACGTAACACAAATTGACCTCAGAAGAAACTTCCATGAACATTTATAAAGACAATATTTTAACTcaagtgcacattttaataataagcTTTTTTCAAAGCTGCAATTTCTACAGAACCAACATTAAAGACACTAGTGTCCAAAGTGGATAAGGAGTGAAACCTGTCTGGCAGGGCTGACAGTGGTGTGaccttgtattgtttttcctgtttcaCTACTTTGCGACGTGATTTAAAGGACATTTGTAAGCTTACATCTTTTCCAAGGGTTTCTTGGTTAGAACACTTACATTCAGGCGtttctttttctatttaaattTCATTGTCAGGGAAACGAATACGCTAAGCTGACTGTTCAATTTATATAGCCTGTATTTTTAATGGGCTGCCACAAAAGGCTGATTTACATTTCTGAAGGCGACACCAGAGGCATTTTTAAGTGCGCCTTTTGGGCAGAGAAAAGACACTGACACCTGAGGGAGGACCCCTGCACAAGGCGCGTGGTGGTTTGGTGTTTGTGAGATCGCACAATACGTAAATAAGTGATATCTGGAGTTTTTCTACTGGAATAAATAGACTCATTGGGTTTGAATCAACGCGACAACAGTGTTAACATCATGAGTAAGACAAAGAGCAAACCAGAAAAAGAAAAGACGGAAAAAGTCTTGGCCGCGGAAAAGGAGCAATTCAATAAGCAACaggtacattttgttttatttttcacagattttgcaTGTGTACTTATTCTTTAACTAGTAGACCTATTATATTTTGTCAAAATCTTAATCGGACCTTTAATTGGCCTTAGAGACATCAGACCTACACGCTTGAAACAAAAATGGTTTACTcttcataattaaaataaaatatcaaaaacatttttgacattttacacaTGGATCGAATGTTCATAATTAAGCAAAAACGTAACACTTTTTATACCTTCGCGTCAAAGTAAAGTCTCTGACAGacctttattttactttacatatGTAAAAAGAGACAAAGACTACTCTGTCCCTTAATGATTTTGAAAGCTGTATAAATTACAGtaatatgttgtgtgttgttttcttttccagCTCCAGAGCATCAGCAAAATAGTCAGTACAGCTGAAGTTCCACCAAAAGAGAAATATGTGCGCAGTATCCTCTTTATGTTTATCTGTTACAGTCTGTGACTCTTGTGCTTTATTTGCTTAAATTGATGTCATGTTGATAATTTTAACAATACATTATGGTTTTCTTGACAACTGCTAAGATATAATTTTGGGAACTCATAAGGAATCTGGAGCAACAACCTTCTGGTCCTACACCTCAAACGTGCCTTTGTCAAGTAACTCCATGGTCAGCTGGAAATTCTGCTATCTGCTGCACAAGGTGCTGAGGGACGGACACAGAAATGTAAGATTTTggacttttacattttattttacattgcagAATACATATCAGTTTTGTAAAGTCAGTATTTCTCCTATCTGTAGAGTGTAGTAGACTCGAGCAGACATACCCGGGGAGTGAAAGACATGGGTGTGCTGTGGGTGAGTGGAAATCAAAATAATCACAGGTACCGATCATAAAATATAACACGTGAtggtcaaatattttttttcagggGAACTTGCATGATCGATATGGACACATTGTGGCATTATATGCCAAATTTCTTTGCCTCAAAATTGAATTTCATAATAAggtaaaatatacattaaaagtaaacatttattttaaaatgaaaataataataatgaagaccCATTACTCGACAGTACAAAATGATTCCAGGGAACTTGGAGGCCACTGATGAGACTTTAGAGAGACAATCAGGAAGTGACATGACCAAAGTGTAAGtgctttgtcctgtttttaatgGTGTTATACAGGTCATTATACAAATCTGATCTAAATATTACAAATTATAGGCTAGATATAACAAATGAACTGCTGGATTACCTGGATGCTGCTCTTAAAATGGCAGAAACGGGTAAGTGTAAGTTTGGTTTACAAAATATCCCAAAATTTCAACCCCTCATATTAATTAAGCTCCAATCTCTGGCCTGTCCATCTTAAGTCTTTCGGCAGTTTGATGCAAATGCAGCCAAATCCACAACTGCTTCTGGTCAGTGTAGACTGACTCCTTTGATCCCTCTTATTTTGGACTGCGGTTTTCTGTACCACTTCTCTGTTCTGTTGATGTTCAAACTTCACAGCCGTAAGTTAATGCATATAATTAGAGGCCACTCAGGATGGATTCAACATCAGTTAAATATCTTTTTTTCTATTCATTGTAGGCATTGCTCCTGATATTCTTCTTGGACACAGAGAGCGATACCGTGACATGTTCATGAGGTAAATAAGGATGACAGGAAAGACAcccaatgtaaaaaaaatagacGAAAAGGAATCggctgaatgaaaaaaaaaaaatctgattaacaATGCTGTTTCTATTGTTCAAATCTCCTAAatgtcttttgtgttttgttacagcCTCAAACAGTTCTTCAGCagagcaagagagacagagttctttaaaacttttattcaGATTCCAGAGCTTCCTGATGTAAGTATTtatttcataaaacaaacattatacaGTTTCTATACTGCATTGTTAGATATGGTATTTTAAACAAGTTGGACTTAATTGTGGTTAAGAAGTAGTGTTTCAGGGGGCATGATGTTGAGAGGTGCTGTATTGTAGTCATCCCCTACCTCCGGTCGATGCCCCAGTGGCACCAAGTAATGGGATCAAATGCGGACTTAAGTTCTTTATTTAGAAATTAAAGTGTGCCTTCCTTTCAGGAGCCGCCAAACTTCCTCCGTGCAGCTGCTCTGGGAGAATATAAGAAGCAAGTGGTGGTCACCCCTGGAGGAGACTACCCAGAAGACGATGAGGAGCAGCAGCCAGAGTCCAGAGATATGTCACAAGTCAGTGCCAAACACAGACTGAAATCATGACTCCCTTTAGTTTGAATTCATtggtaatatttatttaacataataTTTTCAGTATTATTTACTCAGTCAAATAGGAATGCCAGAAGCCCCAatagaagaaaaagaaacaaagattgATCCAATGAAAAGGGAGCTAGAGGCCATCAATCCAGAGGTACAGCTGATCAAGTCGGAGGTAAAACATATCATCCCCACACTCACAGGCTAGTCTCAATAACTGGTGTGAATTTATGACTTATTGAAAATTATTTTAGGCCCAAAGGTGTGTAGTGGAATTAAAGGCAAAAGTAAATCATCTGGAGtctgagctggaggagcagcgcacacacaaacaaatggcTATGGTGGAAAATGAACACCTGCGGATGGCAGTGGAGGCTTTGCAAAGTACCAATGTGGCCAATGTTGGAGCACAACTTGGTTTTAAAGAGGCAGACAGTAAGTCAGCTGTTTTGGTTAAagattcaataaaaaaaaatgaaattgtaacAGTGAAACTATTCTGGTTATGCAGGTAGAGCTCAAGCTGCAGAGCTACGATTTGCTCAACTTAAGGAGAGACATGCAGAGCTAGTGAGCAGTCACGCCGATCTCTTGAAAAAGGTAAACTTATTGATAATTAATAATAACCATTCATAATTTGGTTGTACTTTATTATACTGTACACTGTTCACATTGTTATTTCTTTTCCAATGCAGAATGCAGAAACAGCGAAGGTATTATCTTTTACAAAACAAGATTAtgacaacattaaaaaaacaaaagaacaactgGAAAGTGAAGTTGAAAACCTGCGCCTGGAAAAAGGAACAatggtaaatacattttaaaataaacaaagtacATCTTTTATTCTATCTTGTCATCCTGTGTTCTTTAGATGAGTAAACAGCTGGCAGAAGTTGACAATCTCAATAAAGAATTGCTGGAACAAAGAGCAGAAATGGCTCTATTACGAAGCACCctggaaaacaaagaaaaggtacctgatctgtttttattattgtaaataataaaataattcataatTCCCATATAATAATGCACATTTGTACTGTCCTTAGGAGGGCTCTCTGGTGAACAGTAGCTTGGCAGCTCTTCAGGCAGAGCGTGACATTATGTTACGGTCGATGAGAGAAAAAGATGCAGAGCTTTCCTCCCTGAAACTAGAAGCACAACGGCACCAGAGCACAGTCGACCTGGAGAGGGACAGACTCCTCCGAGAGATTGAGTCTCTGAAAGCCCAGCTCCAGCAACAGGTACAGTCTCAAGTACAGTGAATTCAGAAAGTAGAAAATAGTCAGACcccagttatttttttatattcttgtttgcagatggaaaataaaaatcacaacttttttatttttactacctTGCTACTACCTTTTTCGAATGCATTGAACATTTGAATGGAATTGTGTACTCTATAACCTATGCATTACAATCGAATGAAGTGTTAACATAGTTTTCATTGTACTTCATAGCTGGCTATTAATGCAGAGCAGAAATTAGAGATTGAAAGACTGAAACGAGAACTGGACTCGGCACAAGCTCAACTTTCACAAGCAAATGCTGCCCTGCAAAGCAAAGAAATGGTGCGTGTGAATGACTATTaaaaattcactttttatattgaaaatgtcATGCTCTAACTATTTCCTATTTCATCCATAGTCTGGTAATTACCTGAACAGTACACTATCTGGTGTGCAAGCTGAAAAAGAGGCACTATTACGCTCCTTGAGAGAACAAGAATCAGAGTTAACTTCACTGAGACAACAAGCACAAGCCCATCAGAGTTTGCTGCAGCAGGAAAGACAGAGAAGTAGTGTGGAAGTGAGCAGCCTACAAGCACAGCTACAACAGCAGGTGATACACGAGGCATAACATTTAGTGGCATGTGGTTTTTTTGGCTTGTCAACTACTACTCGCTTCTGTGTGCCAGGCCTGTCGGGAAGGTGAACTGTCTCAGAAACTGCAGGACGAACAGTTTTGTTTGCTGCAATGTGCTGTGGTGGAAGCTGAAGGAATCATATTAGATGCATTGGCCAAAGTGGATGACCCCATACATGTGCGCTGCATCAGTTCTCCTGGTAAAATATTTGAAGAGGttaaaatcataacataatTTGATCAGCCATTTTAAAGTTGAAATTGCAATTcccttcattttattttcagattacTTGATAAACAGAGCTCAGACCACTCTGGCTTCCATTGACAAAATGCAGCAAAGTCACCTTGTTTACCTTGGAAACAGAAATGGTGAAATACACTGCACCTCATTGTATAGTATAGTTTAGTTGTGTCTGTGCAGTAAGTTACATCGTGACTTTTTTGTGTTCAGATGCCAGCGGTCTCTTAAGAGCGGTCACACAATTTTCTCACCTTGCGGCAGACACAATAGTAAATGGAGCTGCAACATCACATTCTGCTCCCACTGACCACGCCGATCGTAAGAAATAtatgtacaataaaaatacaaaatcatttaatctaaacaaaaaaataatttaaaaatgcattgcttTGTCGTGTAAAGACCTAACTGAGAACTGTCGTGAATGTGCCACTCACTGCCTCAACTTTTTGAGAGACTTGAAGAGCCAATCAACTTTGCAGAGAGCGGATCCTGCTGCCATACGCTACACTGTGCAACGACTTCTTGACATAGGACATGTAATATTATCACGTTATAGTTAGCAAAACTGCAATGTGCTGCTAACGTATTTTTAACAGGTTGTTTGATTTATATAGGCATTGCGTCCAAAAGGGCAGGATATCTTGCAAGAGGAACTGGGAACCTTAGTAGATAAAGAAATGCTTGCAACATCGACTGCTATTGAAGAGGCTGTGTTACGAATGGATGTAAGGAgaaggtgtaaaaaaaaaaaagtttctgatTTTCAGTgcacaaacactgtaaaaaatattttttgtcccATTCCTCAGGAGATACTCAGTCAAGTTAAGAATGACACAACTGGTATTAAGCTGGAAGTCAATCAGAGGTACACAGAAGTGTGAGCATTTTATCTTGTATAATTTAACTTTGTAACCATATTTTATTTCTGATATTACAGTATTCTTGGATCTTGTTCAGACCTGATGAAGGTAAAAGTGCCTTTCAACAAATCTTTAGTGTTTTACCACATTTTTGACACttattttatatgtattgtTTTTTCCTAGGCTGTTCATATGCTAGTGACTGCAGCTACAGATTTACAAAAGGATATTGTGGAAGAGGGGAGGGTAAGTGgttgtaacttttcagattaGTTTGTTATTACCATGTAAATTGTGTTttactgatattttattatggATTTACTCAGTTATATTAATATAAActatttttgtgtaaaaaaaaaatgcacattcaAGTCAtattctttgtatttttaaaagggGGCAACATCTATCAAAGAATTTTATGCTAGAAATTCTCGCTGGACTGAAGGTCTTATTTCAGCCTCTAAAGCTGTGGGCTGGGGAGCCACTCAGTTGCTGTGAGTATCAACCTAATGTCAGGCTTCTTAATCACGTACTCTGTATTGTTTAACCAGAAAGATATTTTGTTCTACAGAGAATCAGCAGACAGAGTTGTCGGGGAGAATGGTACCTATGAGGAGCTGATTGCCTCGTCCCATGAAATTGCTGCAAGCACTGCCCAGTTGGTTGCTGCTTCAaaggtacattttattgtgtttatttgtaacaTGCATTTATAGAAATATGTGGCATTGTATCAAAGATACATTTTTCATGTGCCCAGTTGTATTGTTGAGTAAAATCAGTTTAATTCTTTAGTACAAAACTCTTAAATAAGTCTTTGTTTCAGGTGAAATCAGATCGAAACAACAAGAAACTCCACACTCTTCAGATGGCATCACGACATGTAAATGACATGGCTGCTGTCGTTGTCACCTCCACTAAACACGGCCAGAAGCAGATCAGCGACACAGGTGCGGACATTTCAGTCGgatgtaaaaatgttcaaatgttcaaatctaaCTCTTATTTTGCTTATAcaggtgtaatggacttttctGGCATGTCTTTGATTAAACTGAAGAAAGAAGAGATGGAAGCACAGGTAGCTTTCGTGTATTACATTGTCCTCTCTTGTTAAATGGACTTAACTAAATGCATTATATGATACTTTATAAATGTGACAGGTCAAGGTGCTGCAGCTAGAGAATCAGTTGGAGCAGGAGCGTGTGCGTTTGGGGGAACTGAGGAAAAGACACTATGATCTTGGAGGAGCTGACGCAGAGGAGAATGAAGAGAGCTTCccaccacctccccctcctACTTTACTGGACTCAACAGCAACATCTCAGCCTCATCTCAACACTCAAAGCTTAGCACCAACCAACCCTTTCACACAGACTCAGACTACATCTCAGTCCCAGCCATACACTCCAGCAACAggttttttttctcagtctAACACTCCCCCACAAACATATTCATCCATGTACAGCCATGCCCCGAGCCTCACCTCTTCCACAGCATACACTCCCACACAGCCCTTTGTCCCATCTCAACCCTATGTCCCCCCACAACACTACACACCAGATCAACTGTACACTCCCTCTCAAATGTACACTCCAGCTCAGCCTCACTCACCTAAACCACAGCGGCATTTACAACCATCGGCGTCTCAGACTGCAGGACAGAACAGCAAAGAGAGCACAAGACTTAAAAAACCAAATATCTTCACCAAATCAGGGAACTTGCTGAAGAATGctgtaaataatatttttttttgtttatatataaatgttatATCTAATTTTATATCTAATTATAGCCAATCTCTATTTTTTCTTCCTGCAGTTCAAGAAGGGTGAATCTGGAACTGGAGAATCATCAGGCAATCACTCTTAAAGAggaactgatttattttgattttgccCTTTGTGTAAACTGTATTAATACTCTACTAAAATGTTATGAAGCTTTGTaaattattttactgtattGTACACCAACCTAATTATCAGCATACAATAAAAgattacttttcagtccattcAGTGACTTACAGCGCCCTCCTCTGTATTTCATAGTCGTCATGCGCAAAACAAACTGCGTTGTCACCACCACCGCAGGGActagaaaataaagtaaagttagaaaaaaaacaatctcaTAGGTTTTCCAAATGAAATCTAAATATGTGTATCATGTAAACACTATTTGTCAGCAATAGCAAAGTAGACTATCAAATTTGCTAAGATGctaaatataatgattatctTTCTGTAAAAGCTTAATCAAAGTAACTCAGCTGAACAGCAGCTGTCATGACATTTCCctgatgtttttaaaaatgtcactttaaaatatttatgttgtgtttgttgtctaGGTTTAACACATGGGCCAACTTTTCATACTCATGGATGTATAGACCCACCATAATGATCTAAACAAGCGCTCCAGCATGTCAGGTTTATTTAGGGAGATCTAAGCTACAATTTTTACAATAGGCTATatacttttatatgtttttaagtttaaaattgtgtttaaagTCTAAGCCTTCATTAAACACACCCACATAGGAAAGGTACGCAACAGAATGTGGTAAACCATAAGCCTATgcatggccctcctattgtctgactgcaaataaatgtgtttatttgtttatcatCTTATTTGATAGGCCTATATGCCACACAGGTCCAAATaatggacagaggagcagatttCACTTTGAAAAATCTGACCGGAAACACCACGTGACATGTGAGggtggttttgtcctggtcacAACAAAAAACGAGAAAGGTTCAGATGGGACGCCGctaatatttatcaaaattatCGTGCGCTACAATTTATAAACAGTACGACTACTGGAAAGACAATAATCGAACTTTTTGTCAGAAGTCGATGTTTGGATGTTGGCGTATGGTCGTAAAGGCGCAGAACCTGCAGAAGAGGCGCAGACTTGTCTGTTCTGACCGAGGAAGGAAGTTTGCCTTGACCAGAGACATTTAAGTGGACAGCAGCGGCGGGGAGGTGGTCATGGAGGACTCGGGGTCAGCCCTGGAAAAAAATGTGGCCGAACTCACTGTAATGGACGTGTATGACATCGCTGCTGTGGTGGGACAGGAGTTCGAGCGGATCATTGACCAGTATGGCTGCGAGGCGCTGTCCCGCCTCATGCCCAAAGTAGTGCGCGTGCTGGAAATCCTTGAGGTGATGGTGAGCCGCAACAGTATCAGTCCTGAAACCGAAGAGCTACGATTGGAGCTGGACAAACTCAGAATGGAGAGGATAGAGCGgctggagaaagagaagaagcaCAGAAAGGTCCCAAAACAGTGATACCAATTAAATTATAACATCCAGTTCCCAAGGAGCGATGCATTGACATGGTGACAGCTATCCAACAAAGATATTGTGGTTGCTTTCCCATATAGAAGAAATTAACTGAGGATGAGGCttaaatacataattacatTATAATTAATTGATTATACCTTTTCATCCTTAGCTCCATGTATGAAGCCTAGCTGTCTTTAAGGATTGCATATGCTATTATTAAGCAGCGCAAACTAAACGTTTCTTGGCTCAGTTGGCTTACACACCATTGCTATAAAAAGTGCATGTGTCAGTTTCTCGTGACAGTGACTGCACTTGTTTCCAGTTCGCAGATACTTTGTGTCTTGTGACACACAGTATGCTGGATATAGGAAATCACATCTGTATCCATATCTGTGTACTTAATGTAAATGAAGCATGCAATATGTGGATGTATTTGGTGGTGTGTAGCCTGTTGCTCCAAATATTGTTAATATGGCAAATTTGTCTATAAGCCTGAGCTTCAGGAACTGTAACATTGAAGAAATGCTCTCAAATCAACAACAATATGCTATAAAACGTAATGAGATGAGCAAAATTTTGTGTCTGCTGCATACAGGAACTAGAGCTAGTTGAGGATGTATGGAGAGGGGAGGCTCAAGACCTGCTTTCCCAAATTGCTCAGCTGCAGGAAGAGAACAAAACTCTCCTAACAAATCTTTCCGGCAAAGATCCATTGAGTGAGGAGGACTTGCAAAGGCATGAGGGTGAGCAAAACCATTCCAGTCAGAATTTTACAATATCAATCACATACTGTATGATGATGCTATTAtataaataatgtttattttattattttgaattataaACAGTTATCCCCTCACACAAACAGCCACACACTCAAAGAATGGCTGCTCTGTGTTGTACAGATCCTTCGCCGCTTTGACACTGGTTTCACACAGAGGCTGTAGTCAGCCTCTCTAACTGCAGAGGAGATCAGAATTCTCATGCTCACCTGCTCCTCTTACACATGCAAATGGgtaatgtttgttttgcatGTGTATCACATCTTTGTTTAAGGaatgacagaaagagagaggcaggtaATGAAGAAATTGAAAGAAGTAGTAGACAAGCAGCGAGATGAGATCCGCGCTAAAGATCGTGagattacactgaaaaatgagGACATTGAAGCAGTAAGGAACCCACTTTGGCACTCTTCATCCATACATATTTGTACTTTACATTGTCAGTCTAAAATTTCAACTACATTTTAcagctccaacaacaacagtctCGTCTAATGAAGATCAACCATGATCTGCGGCACAAAATCTCTGTGATGGAGACTCAGGGAAAAGCAATGATTGAGCAGAAGGTTGAACTGCAGGCCGGCGCTCAGGCACAGTCACAGGAAGTCAATGCCCTTAGACAGGAAGTTGCACGTTTAAGGGAGCATCTACAAAGAGGCCTCCCTGCACAGGACCCCGAGGACCCCAAACCTCTGCCCCCCTCACCAGCAGAGGTAATGTCAATGTTGGTTTTGTATTTGAAGATGTgtgtttattaaaaataaataaatacataaaattgacaCTGCAATGCAGTATCTTATTACCATAAACCAATTGGAGTTAACTGAATTTAGATTGATCTTAATACTTCATTAAAATATCTGTGAAATTGTATACATTTGGCTAATATTACATAACTTAAATGTGCAGTGATCCATTAAACTACTATGTGGATAACCCTATCCACTATGTCTAACCCCCTAGCTAAATACAGCTTGCACAGCGACAGAAGCGAAG contains:
- the rilpl1 gene encoding RILP-like protein 1 isoform X3; translated protein: MEDSGSALEKNVAELTVMDVYDIAAVVGQEFERIIDQYGCEALSRLMPKVVRVLEILEVMVSRNSISPETEELRLELDKLRMERIERLEKEKKHRKELELVEDVWRGEAQDLLSQIAQLQEENKTLLTNLSGKDPLSEEDLQRHEGMTERERQVMKKLKEVVDKQRDEIRAKDREITLKNEDIEALQQQQSRLMKINHDLRHKISVMETQGKAMIEQKVELQAGAQAQSQEVNALRQEVARLREHLQRGLPAQDPEDPKPLPPSPAELNTACTATEAKGCPERVETSVEEGHALCFISETFSTEGHNSGEEEEEEAVLFWETMCNEDMPAVFQYFTKEALCEEEHGNLDPKDPNRPRFTLQELRDVLHERNELKAKVFMLQEELAYYKSEDTEEELIVPTPSPSPELGIHSASTAPPESGIKRLIFTAIMPMVAAGLIPDDPTLQPIRHLRSLV
- the rilpl1 gene encoding RILP-like protein 1 isoform X1 codes for the protein MEDSGSALEKNVAELTVMDVYDIAAVVGQEFERIIDQYGCEALSRLMPKVVRVLEILEVMVSRNSISPETEELRLELDKLRMERIERLEKEKKHRKELELVEDVWRGEAQDLLSQIAQLQEENKTLLTNLSGKDPLSEEDLQRHEGMTERERQVMKKLKEVVDKQRDEIRAKDREITLKNEDIEALQQQQSRLMKINHDLRHKISVMETQGKAMIEQKVELQAGAQAQSQEVNALRQEVARLREHLQRGLPAQDPEDPKPLPPSPAELNTACTATEAKGCPERVETSVEEGHALCFISETFSTEGHNSGEEEEEEAVLFWETMCNEDMPAVFQYFTKEALCEEEHGNLDPKDPNRPRFTLQELRDVLHERNELKAKVFMLQEELAYYKSEDTEEELIVPTPSPSPELGIHSASTAPPESGIKRLFSFFSRDKQRNSQRSMPFGGSIGTWPGRDDVYTEQAQEAIQHL
- the rilpl1 gene encoding RILP-like protein 1 isoform X5, whose translation is MEDSGSALEKNVAELTVMDVYDIAAVVGQEFERIIDQYGCEALSRLMPKVVRVLEILEVMVSRNSISPETEELRLELDKLRMERIERLEKEKKHRKELELVEDVWRGEAQDLLSQIAQLQEENKTLLTNLSGKDPLSEEDLQRHEGMTERERQVMKKLKEVVDKQRDEIRAKDREITLKNEDIEALQQQQSRLMKINHDLRHKISVMETQGKAMIEQKVELQAGAQAQSQEVNALRQEVARLREHLQRGLPAQDPEDPKPLPPSPAEEALCEEEHGNLDPKDPNRPRFTLQELRDVLHERNELKAKVFMLQEELAYYKSEDTEEELIVPTPSPSPELGIHSASTAPPESGIKRLIFTAIMPMVAAGLIPDDPTLQPIRHLRSLV
- the rilpl1 gene encoding RILP-like protein 1 isoform X4, with the protein product MEDSGSALEKNVAELTVMDVYDIAAVVGQEFERIIDQYGCEALSRLMPKVVRVLEILEVMVSRNSISPETEELRLELDKLRMERIERLEKEKKHRKELELVEDVWRGEAQDLLSQIAQLQEENKTLLTNLSGKDPLSEEDLQRHEGMTERERQVMKKLKEVVDKQRDEIRAKDREITLKNEDIEALQQQQSRLMKINHDLRHKISVMETQGKAMIEQKVELQAGAQAQSQEVNALRQEVARLREHLQRGLPAQDPEDPKPLPPSPAEEALCEEEHGNLDPKDPNRPRFTLQELRDVLHERNELKAKVFMLQEELAYYKSEDTEEELIVPTPSPSPELGIHSASTAPPESGIKRLFSFFSRDKQRNSQRSMPFGGSIGTWPGRDDVYTEQAQEAIQHL